Proteins from a genomic interval of Pantoea deleyi:
- the ribB gene encoding 3,4-dihydroxy-2-butanone-4-phosphate synthase, translating into MNQTLLSEFGTPEQRVERAIAALREGRGVMVLDDENRENEGDMIFAAETMTVEQMALTIRHGSGIVCLCLTEERRQQLDLPMMVENNTSSFGTGFTVTIEAAEGVTTGVSAQDRITTIRTAIADDAKPADLHRPGHVFPLRASEGGVLTRGGHTEATIDLVTLAGFKPAGVLCELTNDDGTMAHAPEAIAFARQHQMPVVTIEDLIAWRRTHETRHAS; encoded by the coding sequence ATGAATCAGACGCTACTTTCTGAATTTGGCACGCCTGAACAGCGTGTAGAACGTGCTATCGCCGCCCTGCGTGAGGGTCGTGGTGTGATGGTACTCGACGATGAAAATCGTGAAAACGAAGGCGACATGATCTTCGCCGCAGAAACCATGACTGTTGAACAGATGGCGCTGACGATTCGTCACGGCAGCGGCATCGTCTGCCTTTGCCTGACGGAAGAGCGTCGCCAGCAGCTCGATCTGCCGATGATGGTGGAAAACAACACCAGCTCCTTTGGCACCGGCTTTACCGTGACCATCGAAGCGGCAGAGGGTGTCACCACCGGCGTTTCCGCGCAGGATCGCATCACCACCATCCGCACGGCGATTGCCGATGATGCAAAGCCGGCCGATCTGCATCGTCCTGGTCACGTCTTCCCGCTGCGCGCCAGCGAAGGTGGGGTGCTGACCCGTGGCGGCCACACAGAAGCGACCATCGATCTGGTCACGCTCGCAGGCTTTAAGCCCGCCGGTGTCCTGTGTGAACTGACCAACGACGATGGCACCATGGCGCATGCGCCTGAAGCGATTGCGTTTGCCCGTCAGCATCAGATGCCGGTCGTCACGATTGAAGACCTGATCGCCTGGCGTCGCACGCACGAAACCCGTCACGCCAGCTGA
- the ubiK gene encoding ubiquinone biosynthesis accessory factor UbiK, whose product MIDTKKIEHLARQVHDAMPKGVREFGDDVEKKIRQVLQAQLTRMDLVNREEFDVQTQVLLRTREKLAALEQRLAQLESQGASAGTPPAAAASATSTVTPAAAVATSPAVSPPPVADVVKPVPDNKSE is encoded by the coding sequence ATGATCGACACGAAAAAAATTGAACACCTTGCCCGTCAGGTTCACGACGCGATGCCGAAAGGTGTTCGTGAGTTTGGGGATGATGTCGAAAAGAAAATTCGTCAGGTTCTTCAGGCGCAGCTGACCCGGATGGATCTGGTCAACCGTGAAGAGTTTGATGTGCAGACGCAGGTCTTGCTGCGTACGCGGGAGAAGCTGGCGGCGCTGGAACAGCGTCTGGCGCAGCTGGAAAGCCAGGGCGCCTCAGCCGGTACGCCGCCAGCGGCAGCCGCTTCAGCCACCTCCACCGTGACCCCGGCGGCTGCGGTAGCGACCTCACCTGCGGTCTCTCCGCCACCGGTTGCCGACGTGGTGAAACCTGTGCCGGATAACAAGTCCGAATAA